The following is a genomic window from Methanolinea sp..
GACGAGCCGGGGATCGATGGAGTATTCCTCCCCGAGGCGGACGGACTCCTCGTCCGGGACGATCTCCCGAAGCGCGATGACATTCCCCTCTGCCGTGGAGACGGCGGTCTCCGCCACCACGAGGACGTCCCCGTCGCGGAACCCCCCGGCACCGGACCGTGACGCCGCCTCGACGAGGATGCTGGCGAGGTCCGATCCCGGGGTGATCAGAGGGGTCCGGAGCCCAAACACGGTGTACGAGGATGTCATGCGGACTGCCTGATCCTCTCGGCGACGCGGACGGCATCGCGGGTCGCGGCGACGTCGTGTGTCCTCACGATGTCGGCACCCCGCTCGACGAGGAGGGCAGCCATCGCGAGGGAAGAGGCGAGCCTCCCCTCCGGGGGGCGGTCCCCCACCTGCCCAAGGAAAGTCTTTCGCGAGACCGCGGCGAGGAGGGGGCGCTCGTACGCGGTGAATTCACCGAACCGCCGGCAGATCTCCCAGTCGAGGTCGGGCGTCCTCCCCGGCGTCCAGAGGCCCACCCCCGGGTCGAGGATGAATTCCGTAACACCGGCGGCATCGGCCCGCGTCTCCACCACCGAGACTGCGCGGTGGACCTCTTCCAGCGTCACCGGGTCGCCAGGGGCCCGCACCGATGCCATGAGGACGGCGGGAAGGCCTGCTTCCGCGACGCGCGACGCGTAGGCAGGGTCGAGGAAGCCGGAGATGTCGTTCACGAGCGCGATGTCAAAACCGAGGCAGACCTCGAGGACCTCCCTGTCCGTCGTGTCGACAGAGACGCGGATGCCCGACCCGTCGAGGGACGAGAGCGCCTCCCTCATCCGCGAGATCTCCTCGCGCGGGTCGAGGGGCGGTGCGCGGGGAGCGGTGCTCCGGGCCCCGATGTCGACGATGTCTGCGCCCTCCTCGACGAGATGGCATGCCCGCGAGTGGACCGCGGCCGGCGGGGTGTAGGACCCCTGGAAGAAGGACTCGGGACTGCAGTTGATGACCCCCATGATCCTGACCGGCGCGCCCCCGCCGACAGGGAGCCCCCTCACCGTGCACCTTTGCATGACTGGATCCGCGCCGCGAGGAACGTGTTCTCCATGAGGGTCGCGATCGTCATCGGGCCGACGCCGCCCGGGACCGGCGTGATGGCGCCTGCCACGTCCTTTACCCTCTCGAAGTCGACGTCCCCGCAGAGAATCCCGTCGACCCTGTGGGTCCCGACGTCCACGACGGTCGCACCCTCCCTGACCATCTTCGGGCCTACGAACCGCGGTTTCCCGACGGCGACGACGAGGATGTCTGCCTCGCGGGTCACGGAGGGGAGGTTGCGCGTCCTGCTGTGGCAGATGGTGACGGTCGCGTGGGCATTGAGGAGGAGCGCGGCCATGGGGCGGCCGACCTCGATGCTCCGGCCGAGCACGACCGCGCGGGTCCCCTCCGTCTCGACGCCGTAGTGCGCGAGAAGTGACATGATCCCCGCCGGCGTGCAGGGGGCAAAGACAGGCGACCCCTGGAACAGGCAGCCCATGTTGTAGGGGTGGAACCCGTCGACGTCCTTGCGCGGGTCGACGGATTCGACGACCTGCGACGTGTCGACGTGCGGGGGGAGGGGGAGCTGGACGAGGATTCCGTTGACGCCCGGGTCCTTGTTGAGCCGGTCGATCGCGTCCACTACATCCCTCGTGGATGCTTCGGCCGGGAGTTCGACCCCCACCGACCGGATACCGACGGTCCCGCACGCCCTGTGCTTCATGCGGACGTACATCTGGGACGCGGGGTCCGTCCCCACGATCACCGTCGCGAGCGACGGGGAGAGGCCGGAGCGCTCTATCTCCTCCTTCAGGATCGCGAGGCGCTCCTCGGAGAGTCTCTTTCCGTCAAGTATCATGTCACTCGGGGTACAGCGGGAACCGGGAGGCCATCGCCCGTACCTCCTCCCCTATTTCCCTGATTTTGTTCTCGTCGCGGATGTCCCTGAGGATTGTCCCGATCCACTCGCCGATCTGGCGCATCTCCTCCTCCTTCATTCCCCTGCTCGTCACCGCGGGAGTCCCGACCCGCAGGCCGCTCGTGATGAACGGGCTCCTCTGCTCGTTGGGGATCGTGTTCTTGTTCACCGTGATGTGGGCACGCCCCAGCGCCTGCTCTGCCTCGAGCCCCGTGATGCCGAGGTCCGTCAGGTCGATGAGCATCAGGTGGTTGTCCGTGCCCCCCGAGACGAGGCGGAGTCCCTGTTCCATGAGCGATTCCGCGAGCACCTTCGCGTTCTTCACAATCTGCCTGTTGTATTCCTTGAAGGAGGGACGGAGCGCCTCCTTGAAACAGACGGCCTTCGCCGCGATGGTGTGCATGAGGGGCCCCCCCTGCATCCCCGGGAACACGGCCCTGTCGATGAGCGCCGCGTTCTCCGCGCCGCACATGATCGCGCCACCCCGGGGCCCGCGGAGCGTCTTGTGGGTCGTGGTCGTCGTGAAGTCGGTCACCCCTACGGACGTGGGGTGGAACCCCGTTGCCACGAGCCCCGCGATGTGGGCGATGTCGGCCATGCAGTACGCGTCCACGCCCTCCGCGATCTCCTGGAACGCGCGGAAATCGATCGTCCTAGGATAGGCGCTCGCGCCGCACACGATGACCGAGGGGCGCTCCCTCCGGGCGATCTCCTCGACGACGCCGTAATCGATGGTCTCGGTCACGGGGTCGACGCCGTACTGGGCAACCCTGTAGAACTGGCCTGTGAAGCTGACAGGCGACCCGTGGGAGAGGTGCCCTCCTTGCGAGAGCTTCATGGAGAGCATGAGGTCTCCCGGCTTCATGGTGGCGAAGTATACCGCCATGTTCGCCTGCGTTCCGGAGTGGGGCTGGACATTCGCGTGCTCGGCTCCGAAGAGCTGTTTCAGTCTCTCCCTCGCGAGATTCTCGGCCACGTCGTGGAACTCGCACCCGCCGTAGTACCTCTTCCCGGGGTACCCCTCGGCGTACTTGTTCGTCATGATCGAGCCCATGGCCTCGAGGACGGCCCTGCTCACCACGTTCTCCGACGCGATCAGCTCGAGGCCGTTCTTCTGCCTCTCCATCTCGTTTGCGATGACAGCCGCGATCTCCGGATCGGTTCTGGCCAGGTAAGACATGTACAGGATGGTTGGCCCCGATCAGAAATACGTTTTCTCTTCCCGACGGACCGGAAAAATCCGCCGGAAGGAGTATTGCCGGGCATTTGGGGGGATCCAGCGGTCCTGCGCGGCAGGACCGCACGGGTCGCCTCTCCGGCGAGACGAGTATCGGGGGGAATTCCCCAAAATCGCCGGGAAAATGCACCCAACGGGCAGCATAATTATTATACGTGAACAATTCATGATTAACAATGAGGACTACTCTCCGAAAGACCGTTTCCCGTCTCGCAGGAGGTTGACAGGAGAGGACGAGCCCGAGGAGAAGGACATGGAAATAATCAAGGACAGGGATCTGGGACAGTCACCCCTCGACGAGAGGGTCGCTGCCCTCGAGAGGAAGGCGAGGGAGATAGAGGCCCTCGTGAAGGGACTCACCGAGGAGCTCCTCGACCTCAAGTCGGTCGTCATGAAGCTCTCGAAGGCGAGCGAGGAGAGGGCAAGGGCCGAGATGAAGCTCACCCGGCCCGTGCAGGGGGGCCAGGGCCAGCCGCAGGCACCCATCATCGTCCCGCAGAAGAACAGGCCGCAGGTATCGATCCAGAAACCGGTGCAGGTGCAGGCCCAGCAGGCCGCGCAGCCGGAGACCGAGAAGACAGAGATGATCATGCAGCTTGACGGCCAGCTCCGGCCGGAGAAGAGGAAGAACAGCGATTACATCATCGCGTCGGCAGGATTCTCGAAGAAGAAGCAGAACATGCCGGGATCAGGGAAGAAGAACGATCTCATCGTCGCCGAGGAAGAAGAGTGTGAACGACCTGAGAAGAAATAACGGGGCACTGTTCCTTGCACATCACCGAACTCGAGATCGATAATTTCAAGTCATTCACAAAAAAGACCAAAATTCCTTTTTACGAGGGCTTCTCCGTCATATCGGGGCCGAACGGGTCTGGCAAGAGCAACATCATCGACGCGATCCTCTTCGCCCTCGCCCTCTCGAGCTCCCGGTCGCTCCGCGCGGAAAAGCTGACCGACCTCATCAACCTCAATTCCGGGAAGAACAGTGCGGAAGTGACGCTCACGTTCTCCGACGGCACGAAGATCCGGCGTCGCATCAAGCGGAGCCCGACGGGGTACTACAGCTACACCTACCTGAACAACCGCCTGTGCAAGCAGTCCGAGGTGAACGACCTCCTCGCGAAGCACGGCATCAAGCCCCACGGGTACAACGTGGTGATGCAGGGCGACATCACGCGGATCATCGAGATGAGCGACTTCGAGCGGCGGAAGATTATCGACGAGATCGCAGGTGTCGCGGAGTTCGACCAGAAGAAGGCCCAGGCCCTCTCGGAGCTCGAGATCGTGAGGGAACGCATAGAAAGGGAAGAACTCGTCCTCCGCGAGCTCGCGACGAGGCTCGAGGAACTGGGGAGGGAGAGGGAGCAGGCCCTCCTCTACCGGAAGTGGCAGGAGACCCTCGAGAGACTCGAGGGGATGCGGGCCGCGGCCACTCTCCACGCGAGGGAGCGTGACCTTGCCGCCCTCTCGCGCGCGATCGAGGACGAAAGGATCGCACTCGAGAGAGTCATTTCGGACCGGAGCCTCGAGGAGAACGAGATCGCGTACCTGAAAAGGGACCTCGAGGAGATAGATTCCCAGATCAACCAGAAGAGCGGCGCGGAGTACCTGAAGCTCATCGCGGACCTCGAGGAGGCAAAGGCAACCATCCGCCTCGCGGAACAGGCGATCGCGAGGGCGAAGAGGGAGAAAGAGGCGAGCCTCGAGGCCCTCTCGCGGACGTTCATGGACCAAAAAAGGGCCGAGGCGCGGATCGCGGAGTGCACCCAGGCAATCAGGGAGATGACGGTCGACCGGACCAACCTCGCGATGGAGGTCGCGACGCTCGGTGCCCAGATCGAGAAGATAGAGGAGGAGATAAGGTCCCAGAGCCGCGATGCCGAGGGAGCGCGCGACGAGCTCTTCTCCCTCATGCAGTCCGTCGAGGCAAAGAAGGGGGAGCGTTCGACCCTCCTCCACCAGAAGGACATGCTCCTTGAGCGGAGCAGGATGAGGACGGGCGAGAGGGAACGGCTCGAGGAGCGTCGTTCTGCCCTCGCCGCGGAATCGGCGCGAGTGGAGGAGGAGGCGAGGAAGTACCTCCGGGAGAAGGAGGAGAGGGAGAGGGAGAAGGCAGCCCTCGAGAGGGACCTCGCGGACAGGGAGAGCACGGTCTTTGCGAAGCGGTCGACCCTCGAGCGCCTGCGCGAGGAATACCGGGAGCTCGAGAGGGAGGTCGTCAGGCTGGAAGCCCTCCAGCAGGCGAAGGGCGAGGCGTGGGGAAAGGCACTCGAGACGGTGCTCAAAATGGAGGGGGTGCACGGGACGATCGCGCAGCTTGGACGGGCACCGCCCGAGTACGCGACCGCACTCAACGTCGCAGCCGGCCAGAAACTCCACTACGTCGTGGTGCAGGACGACGCGGTGGCCGCGAGGGCCATCGAGGTCCTCAAGGCACAGAACCTCGGGAGGGTGACGTTCCTCCCCCTCTCGAAGCTGAATCCCCCCCACCTCGCGCCGGTGAAGGAGCCAGGCGTGATCGGGTACGCGGTGGACATGCTCGAGTACCCCCCGGAGTTCGCACCGGCGTTCCGCGTCGTCTTCGGGGGCACCGTGATCGTGGAATCGCTCGCGCGGGCAAGGAAGCTCATCGGGAAGTTTCGCATGGTGACCCCGGAAGGCGAGCTCTTCGAGAAGAGCGGCGCGATCACGGGCGGGTCGTTCAGGAAACCCCTGAAGGGTTTCGGCGCGGCAGTCGACGACGAGGTCGCGAGGCTGCGGTCCCGCATGGAGGCCCTCTCCGGGGAGATACAGGGATTCGCGGCGGAAGTCGCTGCCGGCACGCGGGAGATCGAGCAGCTGAGGACGAGGAGGATAGAGCTCGACGCGGAGGTGTCGAGGCTCGCCGCACTCGCAGGCGATGCCGCGCGGAGGAACGAGGCGCTCGGGAGGGAAAGGGCACAGGTAGAGGAGGCCCTCTCTGCCCTCGAGGGGGAGATGAGGTCGGGGACCGCGGAACTCGCGGCAGTGGAGGCCGCCCTCGACGGGATCACCGAGGCAATCGCCCAGCTCCAGAGGAAGATCGAGCAGGTCAAGAAGAGGCTCGAGGATACCACGATCCCTGCTCTCTCCGACCAGCTCGAGAAGAAGAAGAGGGAGAGGGACGACGCGGAGAGGCGCCTGCGGAACAAGGAGTCCGACATCAACGAGCTCGCGAGGGAACGCCAGCACTTCTCCTCGCGGCTGGGCGAATTGAAAGGAGAAGCCGAGAAGATACAGGCGAGGATAGGAGAGCTCGACAGGGAAGTGGAGACATCCGAGAGGCAGATCGAGGAGGGGAAGGCCCGGATCGCGGGAATCGAGGAGAGGCAGAAGCAGTTCTCGAGCGAACTAGAGGAGCTGCGCGACCAGCGGGACCGGGTCTCCGCGGCCATCAAGGAATCGGGGGAGAAACTCCTCGCGCTCGATGCGGCAGCCGAGCGCCACAGGGTCCAGCTCGAGGCACTCAACGAGCGGTTCTCGTCCCTCTCGAGGGAGGTAGAGGAACTGCGCAAGTCGGCCGGGGACCGGGAGTGCGACATGACCCTCGAGGAGATCGAGGACGGGATCGCCCGCGCGGGCCTCGAGATACGGAAGCTCGGCGCGGTCAACATGCGCGCCATCGAGGAGTACGACCGCGTGCAGGCGAGGATATCGGAGAGGACCGAGAAGAAGGAGGTGCTCTCGAGGGAGAGGGCAACGCTCCTCGAACGGATAGAACGGTTCGAGAAGATGAAGTACGACTCCTTCATGACGGCATTCCGCGCGATCGATGCCAACTTCCGCGAGATATTCGCGCGGCTCACGAGCGGGAACGGGCACCTCGTCCTCGAAAACGAGGAAGACCCGTTCAGCGGCGGACTCTCCTTTGCCGTCCAGCCCAAGGACAAGCCGGTCCATCTCCTCTCCGCCCTCTCCGGCGGCGAGAAGTCACTCATCACCCTTGCGTTCATCTTCGCCATCCAGAAGTACATCCCCGCGCCTTTCTACGCGTTCGACGAGGTGGACATGTCCCTCGACGGGTCGAACATCGAGAGGATCGCCGAGATGATACGGGAACTCTCGCGGACCTCGCAGTTCATCATCGTCTCCCTGCGCAAACCCATGATCGAGGGTGCGGACCGCATCATCGGTGTCACGCTCCTCCCGGACAAGAGCAGCTATGTTACAGGCATCAAGGCCCGTGCCTGAGGAACCGGTCGAGATCCTCGTCCAGATGGCGGAGAGGGGGGAGATCGACCCCTGGAACATCGACATCGTCCAGGTGACGGACAGGTTCCTCGAGGAACTCGAGCGCCGCAAGGAGCTCGACCTGCGCATCTCGGGCAGAACGCTCTTCTACGCGGCACTCCTCCTGCGCATGAAGTCCGAGTACCTCGCTGCGGCGGGACACGACGGCGAGGAAGAGTGCGGGGACGAGGAATTTGGGGAAGGGGTAATCTTCGATATCGGAGGCGTCTGTGAGACCGGCGGGGAGGGTCTAGGGCCCATAGAACTCCTCGAGAGGGAGATAAAGCGGAGGCTGGACAGGAAGTACCTCAGGAAACCACCAACGACGCTCTTTGAGCTCATCCTCGAGCTCCGGGCAGCCGAGAGGGAGCAGAGGCGACGACAGCGGTACATGCAGGGGTTCGACGCTGCCCTCATCGTGGTCGAGGACATCGTGGACATCGCCCACGACGAGGGGTACCGCGATGCCGCGCAAGCCATCCTCTGCCAGTGCGGGGAGAAGATCGCGTCGGAGGGGATCGTGACACTCCGGGAGATAGCCTCCATGATGGGAAAGGACGTGGTGGACGTGTACATCCCCCTCCTCTACCTCATGTTCGAGGAGAAGATCCTCATCTGGCAGGAGGAATTCTTCGGGGAGGTCTTCGTGGGGGCGCCGGAGGGCCCTGGCGGTCCCTTCGCCTGACATACGGGACGGGACTGCTCCCCGTGCACTCCGGCCCGGGGTGCCTCCCCTGTCC
Proteins encoded in this region:
- a CDS encoding segregation/condensation protein A → MLQASRPVPEEPVEILVQMAERGEIDPWNIDIVQVTDRFLEELERRKELDLRISGRTLFYAALLLRMKSEYLAAAGHDGEEECGDEEFGEGVIFDIGGVCETGGEGLGPIELLEREIKRRLDRKYLRKPPTTLFELILELRAAEREQRRRQRYMQGFDAALIVVEDIVDIAHDEGYRDAAQAILCQCGEKIASEGIVTLREIASMMGKDVVDVYIPLLYLMFEEKILIWQEEFFGEVFVGAPEGPGGPFA
- the folD gene encoding bifunctional methylenetetrahydrofolate dehydrogenase/methenyltetrahydrofolate cyclohydrolase FolD, which gives rise to MILDGKRLSEERLAILKEEIERSGLSPSLATVIVGTDPASQMYVRMKHRACGTVGIRSVGVELPAEASTRDVVDAIDRLNKDPGVNGILVQLPLPPHVDTSQVVESVDPRKDVDGFHPYNMGCLFQGSPVFAPCTPAGIMSLLAHYGVETEGTRAVVLGRSIEVGRPMAALLLNAHATVTICHSRTRNLPSVTREADILVVAVGKPRFVGPKMVREGATVVDVGTHRVDGILCGDVDFERVKDVAGAITPVPGGVGPMTIATLMENTFLAARIQSCKGAR
- the folP gene encoding dihydropteroate synthase produces the protein MQRCTVRGLPVGGGAPVRIMGVINCSPESFFQGSYTPPAAVHSRACHLVEEGADIVDIGARSTAPRAPPLDPREEISRMREALSSLDGSGIRVSVDTTDREVLEVCLGFDIALVNDISGFLDPAYASRVAEAGLPAVLMASVRAPGDPVTLEEVHRAVSVVETRADAAGVTEFILDPGVGLWTPGRTPDLDWEICRRFGEFTAYERPLLAAVSRKTFLGQVGDRPPEGRLASSLAMAALLVERGADIVRTHDVAATRDAVRVAERIRQSA
- the glyA gene encoding serine hydroxymethyltransferase, yielding MSYLARTDPEIAAVIANEMERQKNGLELIASENVVSRAVLEAMGSIMTNKYAEGYPGKRYYGGCEFHDVAENLARERLKQLFGAEHANVQPHSGTQANMAVYFATMKPGDLMLSMKLSQGGHLSHGSPVSFTGQFYRVAQYGVDPVTETIDYGVVEEIARRERPSVIVCGASAYPRTIDFRAFQEIAEGVDAYCMADIAHIAGLVATGFHPTSVGVTDFTTTTTHKTLRGPRGGAIMCGAENAALIDRAVFPGMQGGPLMHTIAAKAVCFKEALRPSFKEYNRQIVKNAKVLAESLMEQGLRLVSGGTDNHLMLIDLTDLGITGLEAEQALGRAHITVNKNTIPNEQRSPFITSGLRVGTPAVTSRGMKEEEMRQIGEWIGTILRDIRDENKIREIGEEVRAMASRFPLYPE
- the smc gene encoding chromosome segregation protein SMC, which translates into the protein MHITELEIDNFKSFTKKTKIPFYEGFSVISGPNGSGKSNIIDAILFALALSSSRSLRAEKLTDLINLNSGKNSAEVTLTFSDGTKIRRRIKRSPTGYYSYTYLNNRLCKQSEVNDLLAKHGIKPHGYNVVMQGDITRIIEMSDFERRKIIDEIAGVAEFDQKKAQALSELEIVRERIEREELVLRELATRLEELGREREQALLYRKWQETLERLEGMRAAATLHARERDLAALSRAIEDERIALERVISDRSLEENEIAYLKRDLEEIDSQINQKSGAEYLKLIADLEEAKATIRLAEQAIARAKREKEASLEALSRTFMDQKRAEARIAECTQAIREMTVDRTNLAMEVATLGAQIEKIEEEIRSQSRDAEGARDELFSLMQSVEAKKGERSTLLHQKDMLLERSRMRTGERERLEERRSALAAESARVEEEARKYLREKEEREREKAALERDLADRESTVFAKRSTLERLREEYRELEREVVRLEALQQAKGEAWGKALETVLKMEGVHGTIAQLGRAPPEYATALNVAAGQKLHYVVVQDDAVAARAIEVLKAQNLGRVTFLPLSKLNPPHLAPVKEPGVIGYAVDMLEYPPEFAPAFRVVFGGTVIVESLARARKLIGKFRMVTPEGELFEKSGAITGGSFRKPLKGFGAAVDDEVARLRSRMEALSGEIQGFAAEVAAGTREIEQLRTRRIELDAEVSRLAALAGDAARRNEALGRERAQVEEALSALEGEMRSGTAELAAVEAALDGITEAIAQLQRKIEQVKKRLEDTTIPALSDQLEKKKRERDDAERRLRNKESDINELARERQHFSSRLGELKGEAEKIQARIGELDREVETSERQIEEGKARIAGIEERQKQFSSELEELRDQRDRVSAAIKESGEKLLALDAAAERHRVQLEALNERFSSLSREVEELRKSAGDRECDMTLEEIEDGIARAGLEIRKLGAVNMRAIEEYDRVQARISERTEKKEVLSRERATLLERIERFEKMKYDSFMTAFRAIDANFREIFARLTSGNGHLVLENEEDPFSGGLSFAVQPKDKPVHLLSALSGGEKSLITLAFIFAIQKYIPAPFYAFDEVDMSLDGSNIERIAEMIRELSRTSQFIIVSLRKPMIEGADRIIGVTLLPDKSSYVTGIKARA